The following proteins are co-located in the Sandaracinaceae bacterium genome:
- a CDS encoding TPM domain-containing protein: protein MTAIRGWAVLAVSALVFGPALALAQPDPAALPRPSGCVLDRAGALDASTVEAIQRECDRVASAGHELAVVVMPTAGARGPAQYALDLFNAWRLGGPDDNDGVLLYAAIEDRAAEITLGDDLDTPANTARSDRVMNEVIVPAFRRGSPNEAMLEGARYAASNLFSAGPGGLVHPRHEGATEGSATKRLVVPSRRPYQPPAHVPARAYESPTFFQQVSGALGGYGLWVALGVLLLLLVVALRLILRYRPRKCEECGSPMMRFGEVEDDAHLSSAERKEEEVGSVDYDVWACQSCDHLIERRYAAIFTRYRTCDGCGARTQSSVSRTIQAATEHSTGLAEVTVSCAHCRRSSTHTRVIPRKPKPRQNSGGGSGFSSGGSSSFGGGGGGRSSGGGSSGRW from the coding sequence ATGACCGCGATCCGCGGGTGGGCCGTCCTCGCGGTGTCGGCGCTGGTGTTCGGCCCCGCGCTGGCGCTGGCCCAGCCCGATCCGGCCGCGCTCCCACGGCCCTCCGGGTGCGTGCTCGATCGCGCCGGCGCGCTCGACGCGAGCACGGTCGAGGCCATCCAGCGGGAGTGCGATCGCGTCGCGAGCGCCGGGCACGAGCTGGCGGTCGTCGTGATGCCCACCGCGGGCGCGCGAGGCCCCGCCCAGTACGCGCTCGACCTGTTCAACGCCTGGCGTCTCGGCGGCCCCGACGACAACGATGGAGTCCTGCTCTATGCGGCCATCGAGGACCGCGCGGCCGAGATCACGCTGGGAGACGATCTGGACACGCCGGCCAACACCGCGCGCTCCGATCGGGTGATGAACGAGGTCATCGTGCCGGCGTTCCGGCGAGGCTCGCCGAACGAGGCGATGCTCGAGGGGGCGAGGTACGCGGCGTCCAACCTCTTCTCGGCCGGGCCCGGCGGCCTGGTCCACCCCCGCCACGAGGGGGCCACGGAGGGGAGCGCGACCAAGCGTCTGGTGGTCCCCTCGCGACGCCCGTATCAGCCGCCGGCGCATGTCCCGGCTCGGGCCTACGAGTCGCCGACGTTCTTCCAACAGGTGTCGGGCGCGCTCGGTGGATACGGCCTCTGGGTCGCGCTCGGTGTGCTCCTGCTCCTCCTCGTGGTCGCGCTGCGGCTCATCCTCCGATACCGACCGCGCAAGTGCGAAGAGTGCGGCTCGCCCATGATGCGCTTCGGTGAGGTCGAGGACGACGCGCACCTGAGCTCCGCCGAGCGCAAGGAGGAGGAGGTCGGCAGCGTCGACTACGACGTCTGGGCCTGTCAGTCGTGCGACCACCTCATCGAGCGGCGCTACGCCGCGATTTTCACGCGCTACCGCACCTGCGACGGATGCGGCGCGCGCACCCAGTCGTCGGTGAGCCGGACCATTCAGGCCGCCACCGAGCACAGCACCGGCCTGGCCGAGGTCACCGTCAGCTGCGCGCACTGCCGTCGGTCGTCGACCCACACCCGGGTCATCCCTCGCAAGCCGAAGCCGCGCCAGAACAGCGGCGGCGGCAGCGGCTTCTCGAGTGGTGGCTCCTCCTCCTTCGGCGGAGGCGGCGGAGGGCGCTCGAGCGGCGGCGGATCGAGCGGGCGCTGGTAG